Proteins encoded in a region of the Oscarella lobularis chromosome 5, ooOscLobu1.1, whole genome shotgun sequence genome:
- the LOC136187660 gene encoding nuclear receptor corepressor 2-like isoform X2, producing the protein MSFAGTKRPRSPDSDEELSEGEVQDLSSSSSSSSEAISQPPRKIKASQTHKMSPGSFSKNLDYQAIEKKKAKKLAKLRKKRRKRRKAAKRRLQLREENGDKRKRKATDSFPLSSSKEPQSSTSYSTSVPPRSAPSNIPTSVIVHTKLSYEPELVSPFGSPTPPPPLIPPPPPPPPPPEDVSQPSQPASVLPGKEDLVQSMELVDREITEVEQQISQLEKRLMQEEMELLAEEKANADMPPGSSSHGGDKEGKDSSHKDDDSTNKKEGENLSVVDELTSYYSETMQSLIRKIYAENRKRAAAAHALCSVKDSAPVYSSAPLYNQPSDLPFYKENQEKAKAFHPKLVAYLRRKRDQKLAWKQRTAREYNRLHREWTKRVERWENDPRRKAKESKIRDFYERMFPEIKRQREQQERFQRAQRPLDGFARSDADLKEIIDGLRDQELLEKQVYSLSVEPPDLLDSDERKVQFISRNGFVEDPMADHKQRRMNALWTDDEKRIFREQFVKHPKDFERIALHLPKKSCGDCVQYYYLSKKKEGYKQMLRKYSQAKRRTKVVQSRPQLAAGMEEKTKEIAERREHGVFGIEQDSGRITYTVPNWKEEEIEAMKEGLREWGKDWPTISNRIGTKTEHQCRSFFTHYKRKLHLVSYLNEYKAREKAVGMRYATAEEDEKEKKTDDAATLSRPSSLQDILLLSRENISLPSDETSNLADSAARTALTPTPEQEQFKKFINLAASVVHDYESSRQSTGDALAEEQPKEESLQLTPPPPPPPPSSVRVHFSGILTEPSSSSSSSSVLTAVVSTAPELVTATVTAASSPSIVNKPILVASPPPPPPSIFKPSVEQVLQLSFASSASHSAAPVLPPLIPLAVSANSAPVEPPETPTVVKLALQGVPFEADPTVSADNESSHRRESEIDVKEDGVEELKLSKDDNVIQKDDDEVTSEKITESDGDDGGRKSDESVADSEESHEEGEIIGDEEEMERDEDAEKSVHDDEKGSESDVVVVLSTSSETRKPFVDEPAEQATAGSDGDKEELWSSQEDCGSLYQEEETAHCGGMTPEEEKKDDERATRMEAAREERAKERSEVLTSSQENSETSSIRHAEDESAFQYEAISPPDSMTSSIGDGGDDRSTLPVSSPFLSTTPTESGTLSPSYSSPYLAATKEKRYVPLLEAISSEEED; encoded by the exons ATGTCTTTCGCTGGAACGAAACGGCCTCGATCTCCGGACAGCGACGAGGAACTGAGCGAAGGAGAAGTTCAAGACCTatcctcgtcgtcctcgtcgtcttccgaaGCCATTTCGCAGCCACCACG GAAAATCAAAGCTTCCCAAACGCACAAGATGTCGCCAGGCAGCTTTTCGAAAAACCTTGATTACCAAGcaatagagaaaaagaaggcgaaaaaaTTGGCCAagctgagaaagaaaaggcg aaagaggaggaaagcTGCAAAACGTCGCTTGCAACTCCGAGAGGAGAACGGCGacaagcgaaaaagaaaagcgactgACTCCTTTCCGCTGTCTTCGTCCAAAGAACCCCAatcttcgacgtcgtactCGACGTCCGTTCCTCCACGTAGCGCTCCATCGAATATACCCACCTCTGTTATTGTTCATACAAAGCTCTCTTATGAACCCGAGCTCGTTTCGCCGTTTGGTTCTCCCacgcctccgcctccgttgattccgccgccaccaccgccaccgccgccgcccgaaGATGTTTCCCAGCCGTCGCAACCTGCTTCCGTGTTGCCAGGGAAGGAAGATCTCGTTCAGTCGATGGAGCTGGTTGATAGGGAGATAACGGAAGTCGAACAGCAAATATCCCAATTGGAGAAACGACTT AtgcaagaagaaatggaattGTTGGccgaagaaaaggcgaatGCGGATATGCCGCCTGGGTCGTCCAGTCACGGCGGCGATAAAGAAGGAAAGGATAGTTCGCACAAAGATGACGATAGCACCAATAAAAAAGAAGGGGAAAATTTATCAGTCGTTGACGAATTGACGTCCTATTACAGCGAAACCATGCAATCTCTTATAAGAAAGATCTATGCGGAAAATCGA AAGAGAGCTGCCGCCGCTCACGCACTGTGCAGTGTCAAAGACTCGGCACCAGTCTATTCTTCAGCT CCTCTCTATAATCAGCCATCTGACTTGCCTTTCTATAAGGAGAATCAAGAGAA AGCCAAGGCGTTTCACCCTAAGCTCGTCGCCTATctgagacgaaaacgcgatcAGAAGTTGGCGTGGAAACAGCGCACGGCGCGTGAGTACAATCGGCTGCACAGAGAGTGGACGAAACGGGTCGAACGTTGGGAAAACGATCCGAGAAGAAA GGCCAAAGAGTCGAAAATCCGCGACTTTTACGAGCGAATGTTTCCTGAaatcaaaaggcaaagagaacAGCAGGAACGCTTTCAACG TGCGCAAAGGCCCCTAGATGGGTTTGCTCGTAGTGACGCGGATTTGAAAGAAATTATTGACGGTCTAAGGGACCAGGAA CTACTTGAAAAGCAGGTCTATAGTCTATCCGTCGAGCCACCTGACTTGTTagacagcgacgaaagaaaggTTCAGTTTATAAGCAGAAACG GCTTCGTCGAAGATCCCATGGCGGATCACAAGCAGAGGAGAATGAATGCGCTATggaccgacgacgagaagcgaatTTTTCGTGAGCA ATTTGTCAAACATCCTAAGGATTTCGAAAGGATAGCCTTACACCTTCCCAAGAAA TCTTGTGGTGACTGTGTTCAGTATTACTATCTCAGCAAAAAGAAGGAAGGCTACAAGCAAATGCTAAGGAAATACTCGCAAGCGAAGCGTCGAACGAAAGTTGTTCAGTCGAGACCACAG TTGGCTGCGGGCatggaagagaaaacgaaagaaatcgccgaAAGACG GGAACACGGCGTCTTTGGAATTGAACAGGATTCGGGAAGAATAA cctACACTGTTCCCAACtggaaagaggaagaaatcgaagccATGAAAGAAG GGTTGAGAGAATGGGGCAAAGACTGGCCGACAATTTCAAATAGAATCGGCACGAAGACGGAACACCAGTGCCGCAGCTTCTTCACCCATTACAAACGGAAGCTTCATCTAGTCAGCTATCTGAACGAATAcaaagcgagagaaaag GCTGTGGGAATGAGGTACGCAACAGcggaagaggacgaaaaggagaagaaaactGACGACGCAGCGACTCTTTCTCGGCCTTCTAGTCTTCAAG ATATTCTACTTCTTTCTCGCGAAAATATCAGTCTTCCTTCGGACGAAACATCGAATCTCGCCGACTCCGCCGCGCGAACGGCGCTCACGCCCACGCCGGAACAAGAACAATTTAAAAAGTTCATCAACCTCGCCGCGTCCGTCGTCCACGACTACGAAAGCTCGCGTCAATCGACAGGCGATGCTTTAGCAGAAGAGCAaccgaaagaagaaagtttGCAActaacgccgccgccgccgcctccaccaCCGTCGTCCGTCAGAGTCCACTTCTCTGGCATTCTTACCgagccatcgtcgtcgtcgtcctcctcctccgtcttGACGGCAGTAGTTTCTACCGCACCGGAATTGGTGACGGCAACGGTGACTGCtgcatcgtcgccgtcaataGTAAACAAACCAATTCTTGtcgcttctcctcctcctccacctccaTCTATCTTTAAGCCGTCGGTTGAGCAAGTACTTCAACTATCCTTTGCTTCGTCTGCGTCACATTCGGCGGCTCCTGTGTTGCCGCCTCTTATTCCCCTCGCCGTTTCGGCGAATTCGGCACCGGTTGAGCCGCCCGAGACGCCGACTGTCGTGAAACTCGCTCTACAAGGCGTCCCATTCGAGGCAGATCCCACCGTCTCTGCTGACAATGAGAGCAGTCACCGCCGAGAATCGGAGATTGACGTTaaagaagacggcgtcgaggaGCTGAAACTATCCAAAGACGACAATGTCATACagaaggacgacgatgaagtgACGAGCGAAAAAATCACAGAATCtgatggcgacgacggtggTAGAAAGAGCGATGAAAGCGTGGCGGACAGCGAGGAGTCAcacgaagaaggagaaattaTTGGTGACGAGGAAGAGATGGAACGAGACGAGGATGCGGAGAAATCagttcacgacgacgaaaaggggagcgaaagcgacgtcgtcgtcgtcctatCGACGTCCTCCGAGACCAGGAAgcctttcgtcgacgaaccaGCGGAACAAGCGACTGCgggaagcgacggcgacaaggaGGAACTGTGGAGTAGTCAAGAGGACTGCGGAAGTTTGTATcaggaagaagagaccgCTCATTGCGGAGGAATGACAccagaagaggaaaagaaagacgatgaaCGTGCGACGCGAATGGAAGCCGCTCGAGAAGAAAGGGCAAAGGAGAGATCAGAAGTCCTAACGTCGTCACAAGAGAACAGTGAAACGTCTTCGATACGGCACGCCGAGGACGAGTCGGCGTTCCAGTACGAAGCGATCTCGCCTCCGGATTCGATGACTTCCAGCAtaggcgacggcggcgacgatcgatcgacacTACCCGTCTCCTCACCCTTTCTCAGCACCACGCCAACGGAATCGGGAACGCTGAGTCCCTCCTATTCAAGTCCCTATCTCGCTgcaacgaaagagaaacgctaTGTACCACTCTTAGAAGCTATAAgttctgaagaagaagactaA
- the LOC136187660 gene encoding nuclear receptor corepressor 2-like isoform X1, whose protein sequence is MSFAGTKRPRSPDSDEELSEGEVQDLSSSSSSSSEAISQPPRKIKASQTHKMSPGSFSKNLDYQAIEKKKAKKLAKLRKKRRKRRKAAKRRLQLREENGDKRKRKATDSFPLSSSKEPQSSTSYSTSVPPRSAPSNIPTSVIVHTKLSYEPELVSPFGSPTPPPPLIPPPPPPPPPPEDVSQPSQPASVLPGKEDLVQSMELVDREITEVEQQISQLEKRLMQEEMELLAEEKANADMPPGSSSHGGDKEGKDSSHKDDDSTNKKEGENLSVVDELTSYYSETMQSLIRKIYAENRKRAAAAHALCSVKDSAPVYSSAPLYNQPSDLPFYKENQEKAKAFHPKLVAYLRRKRDQKLAWKQRTAREYNRLHREWTKRVERWENDPRRKAKESKIRDFYERMFPEIKRQREQQERFQRAQRPLDGFARSDADLKEIIDGLRDQELLEKQVYSLSVEPPDLLDSDERKVQFISRNGFVEDPMADHKQRRMNALWTDDEKRIFREQFVKHPKDFERIALHLPKKSCGDCVQYYYLSKKKEGYKQMLRKYSQAKRRTKVVQSRPQVSFTSVFLSKERKEVSQLAAGMEEKTKEIAERREHGVFGIEQDSGRITYTVPNWKEEEIEAMKEGLREWGKDWPTISNRIGTKTEHQCRSFFTHYKRKLHLVSYLNEYKAREKAVGMRYATAEEDEKEKKTDDAATLSRPSSLQDILLLSRENISLPSDETSNLADSAARTALTPTPEQEQFKKFINLAASVVHDYESSRQSTGDALAEEQPKEESLQLTPPPPPPPPSSVRVHFSGILTEPSSSSSSSSVLTAVVSTAPELVTATVTAASSPSIVNKPILVASPPPPPPSIFKPSVEQVLQLSFASSASHSAAPVLPPLIPLAVSANSAPVEPPETPTVVKLALQGVPFEADPTVSADNESSHRRESEIDVKEDGVEELKLSKDDNVIQKDDDEVTSEKITESDGDDGGRKSDESVADSEESHEEGEIIGDEEEMERDEDAEKSVHDDEKGSESDVVVVLSTSSETRKPFVDEPAEQATAGSDGDKEELWSSQEDCGSLYQEEETAHCGGMTPEEEKKDDERATRMEAAREERAKERSEVLTSSQENSETSSIRHAEDESAFQYEAISPPDSMTSSIGDGGDDRSTLPVSSPFLSTTPTESGTLSPSYSSPYLAATKEKRYVPLLEAISSEEED, encoded by the exons ATGTCTTTCGCTGGAACGAAACGGCCTCGATCTCCGGACAGCGACGAGGAACTGAGCGAAGGAGAAGTTCAAGACCTatcctcgtcgtcctcgtcgtcttccgaaGCCATTTCGCAGCCACCACG GAAAATCAAAGCTTCCCAAACGCACAAGATGTCGCCAGGCAGCTTTTCGAAAAACCTTGATTACCAAGcaatagagaaaaagaaggcgaaaaaaTTGGCCAagctgagaaagaaaaggcg aaagaggaggaaagcTGCAAAACGTCGCTTGCAACTCCGAGAGGAGAACGGCGacaagcgaaaaagaaaagcgactgACTCCTTTCCGCTGTCTTCGTCCAAAGAACCCCAatcttcgacgtcgtactCGACGTCCGTTCCTCCACGTAGCGCTCCATCGAATATACCCACCTCTGTTATTGTTCATACAAAGCTCTCTTATGAACCCGAGCTCGTTTCGCCGTTTGGTTCTCCCacgcctccgcctccgttgattccgccgccaccaccgccaccgccgccgcccgaaGATGTTTCCCAGCCGTCGCAACCTGCTTCCGTGTTGCCAGGGAAGGAAGATCTCGTTCAGTCGATGGAGCTGGTTGATAGGGAGATAACGGAAGTCGAACAGCAAATATCCCAATTGGAGAAACGACTT AtgcaagaagaaatggaattGTTGGccgaagaaaaggcgaatGCGGATATGCCGCCTGGGTCGTCCAGTCACGGCGGCGATAAAGAAGGAAAGGATAGTTCGCACAAAGATGACGATAGCACCAATAAAAAAGAAGGGGAAAATTTATCAGTCGTTGACGAATTGACGTCCTATTACAGCGAAACCATGCAATCTCTTATAAGAAAGATCTATGCGGAAAATCGA AAGAGAGCTGCCGCCGCTCACGCACTGTGCAGTGTCAAAGACTCGGCACCAGTCTATTCTTCAGCT CCTCTCTATAATCAGCCATCTGACTTGCCTTTCTATAAGGAGAATCAAGAGAA AGCCAAGGCGTTTCACCCTAAGCTCGTCGCCTATctgagacgaaaacgcgatcAGAAGTTGGCGTGGAAACAGCGCACGGCGCGTGAGTACAATCGGCTGCACAGAGAGTGGACGAAACGGGTCGAACGTTGGGAAAACGATCCGAGAAGAAA GGCCAAAGAGTCGAAAATCCGCGACTTTTACGAGCGAATGTTTCCTGAaatcaaaaggcaaagagaacAGCAGGAACGCTTTCAACG TGCGCAAAGGCCCCTAGATGGGTTTGCTCGTAGTGACGCGGATTTGAAAGAAATTATTGACGGTCTAAGGGACCAGGAA CTACTTGAAAAGCAGGTCTATAGTCTATCCGTCGAGCCACCTGACTTGTTagacagcgacgaaagaaaggTTCAGTTTATAAGCAGAAACG GCTTCGTCGAAGATCCCATGGCGGATCACAAGCAGAGGAGAATGAATGCGCTATggaccgacgacgagaagcgaatTTTTCGTGAGCA ATTTGTCAAACATCCTAAGGATTTCGAAAGGATAGCCTTACACCTTCCCAAGAAA TCTTGTGGTGACTGTGTTCAGTATTACTATCTCAGCAAAAAGAAGGAAGGCTACAAGCAAATGCTAAGGAAATACTCGCAAGCGAAGCGTCGAACGAAAGTTGTTCAGTCGAGACCACAGGTGAGTTTCACAAGTGTCTTCTTGTCGAAAGAGCGAAAGGAGGTCTCGCAGTTGGCTGCGGGCatggaagagaaaacgaaagaaatcgccgaAAGACG GGAACACGGCGTCTTTGGAATTGAACAGGATTCGGGAAGAATAA cctACACTGTTCCCAACtggaaagaggaagaaatcgaagccATGAAAGAAG GGTTGAGAGAATGGGGCAAAGACTGGCCGACAATTTCAAATAGAATCGGCACGAAGACGGAACACCAGTGCCGCAGCTTCTTCACCCATTACAAACGGAAGCTTCATCTAGTCAGCTATCTGAACGAATAcaaagcgagagaaaag GCTGTGGGAATGAGGTACGCAACAGcggaagaggacgaaaaggagaagaaaactGACGACGCAGCGACTCTTTCTCGGCCTTCTAGTCTTCAAG ATATTCTACTTCTTTCTCGCGAAAATATCAGTCTTCCTTCGGACGAAACATCGAATCTCGCCGACTCCGCCGCGCGAACGGCGCTCACGCCCACGCCGGAACAAGAACAATTTAAAAAGTTCATCAACCTCGCCGCGTCCGTCGTCCACGACTACGAAAGCTCGCGTCAATCGACAGGCGATGCTTTAGCAGAAGAGCAaccgaaagaagaaagtttGCAActaacgccgccgccgccgcctccaccaCCGTCGTCCGTCAGAGTCCACTTCTCTGGCATTCTTACCgagccatcgtcgtcgtcgtcctcctcctccgtcttGACGGCAGTAGTTTCTACCGCACCGGAATTGGTGACGGCAACGGTGACTGCtgcatcgtcgccgtcaataGTAAACAAACCAATTCTTGtcgcttctcctcctcctccacctccaTCTATCTTTAAGCCGTCGGTTGAGCAAGTACTTCAACTATCCTTTGCTTCGTCTGCGTCACATTCGGCGGCTCCTGTGTTGCCGCCTCTTATTCCCCTCGCCGTTTCGGCGAATTCGGCACCGGTTGAGCCGCCCGAGACGCCGACTGTCGTGAAACTCGCTCTACAAGGCGTCCCATTCGAGGCAGATCCCACCGTCTCTGCTGACAATGAGAGCAGTCACCGCCGAGAATCGGAGATTGACGTTaaagaagacggcgtcgaggaGCTGAAACTATCCAAAGACGACAATGTCATACagaaggacgacgatgaagtgACGAGCGAAAAAATCACAGAATCtgatggcgacgacggtggTAGAAAGAGCGATGAAAGCGTGGCGGACAGCGAGGAGTCAcacgaagaaggagaaattaTTGGTGACGAGGAAGAGATGGAACGAGACGAGGATGCGGAGAAATCagttcacgacgacgaaaaggggagcgaaagcgacgtcgtcgtcgtcctatCGACGTCCTCCGAGACCAGGAAgcctttcgtcgacgaaccaGCGGAACAAGCGACTGCgggaagcgacggcgacaaggaGGAACTGTGGAGTAGTCAAGAGGACTGCGGAAGTTTGTATcaggaagaagagaccgCTCATTGCGGAGGAATGACAccagaagaggaaaagaaagacgatgaaCGTGCGACGCGAATGGAAGCCGCTCGAGAAGAAAGGGCAAAGGAGAGATCAGAAGTCCTAACGTCGTCACAAGAGAACAGTGAAACGTCTTCGATACGGCACGCCGAGGACGAGTCGGCGTTCCAGTACGAAGCGATCTCGCCTCCGGATTCGATGACTTCCAGCAtaggcgacggcggcgacgatcgatcgacacTACCCGTCTCCTCACCCTTTCTCAGCACCACGCCAACGGAATCGGGAACGCTGAGTCCCTCCTATTCAAGTCCCTATCTCGCTgcaacgaaagagaaacgctaTGTACCACTCTTAGAAGCTATAAgttctgaagaagaagactaA